The Thermosynechococcus sp. genome has a segment encoding these proteins:
- a CDS encoding competence/damage-inducible protein A produces the protein MSAEIICVGTELLLGEILNSNAQFLAQQLASLGIPHYYQTVVGDNPTRIKKVVAIACDRARLLIFTGGLGPTPDDLTTETLADFFQAPLEERPEIVADLERKYAHRGGFSPSNRKQALLPVGAQILPNPLGTAPGMIWQPRTGLTILTFPGVPAEMKQMWHETAVPFLRSQGWGKEVIYSRVLRFWGIPESVLAEKVAAQIAREHPTVAPYASNGEVRLRITVRAKDEAAAQQLIQPLEAEIRQIVGLDCYGADEDTLASAVARLLQEQHQTVAVAESCTGGGLGEMLTRLPGSSLHFKGGVIAYANEVKVNLLGVNPQDLEQEGAVSAVVAAQMALGVKTRLASDWGVSITGIAGPGGATLTKPVGLVYIGLALPNGEVMTREFRMSGQRGRDWIRYLSTMNALDLLRRQLLVSP, from the coding sequence ATGAGTGCAGAAATTATTTGCGTCGGGACAGAATTGCTGCTGGGGGAGATTCTCAACAGTAATGCCCAATTTTTGGCCCAGCAGCTGGCGAGCTTGGGTATTCCCCACTACTACCAAACGGTGGTTGGCGACAATCCGACTCGCATTAAAAAAGTGGTGGCCATTGCCTGCGATCGCGCCCGCCTCCTCATCTTTACCGGTGGCCTGGGCCCCACCCCCGATGATCTCACCACCGAAACCCTAGCGGATTTCTTTCAAGCCCCCCTTGAAGAACGTCCCGAAATTGTTGCTGATTTAGAGCGCAAATATGCCCATCGGGGCGGCTTTAGTCCCAGTAACCGCAAGCAGGCTCTCCTGCCTGTGGGGGCACAGATTCTCCCCAACCCCTTGGGGACTGCCCCGGGCATGATCTGGCAGCCCCGCACTGGCTTAACAATTCTCACCTTTCCCGGTGTCCCCGCCGAAATGAAGCAGATGTGGCACGAAACCGCCGTCCCCTTTTTGCGCTCCCAAGGCTGGGGCAAGGAAGTAATTTACAGCCGTGTACTGCGTTTCTGGGGCATTCCAGAATCCGTGCTTGCAGAAAAAGTGGCCGCCCAAATTGCCCGCGAGCATCCCACTGTGGCTCCCTATGCGAGCAATGGTGAAGTCCGTCTGCGCATTACCGTACGTGCCAAGGACGAAGCGGCAGCTCAGCAACTCATTCAGCCCCTCGAAGCCGAGATTCGCCAAATTGTCGGTTTAGACTGCTATGGTGCCGATGAGGACACCCTTGCCAGTGCCGTTGCTCGCCTTCTCCAAGAGCAACACCAAACGGTGGCTGTGGCAGAGTCCTGCACCGGCGGTGGCCTTGGGGAAATGCTGACACGACTGCCGGGGAGTTCTCTCCATTTCAAAGGGGGCGTCATTGCCTATGCAAACGAAGTTAAGGTGAACCTATTGGGAGTGAATCCTCAGGATCTAGAACAAGAGGGGGCTGTGAGTGCAGTGGTGGCCGCCCAGATGGCGCTAGGAGTCAAGACGCGCTTGGCCAGTGATTGGGGTGTCAGTATTACCGGCATTGCTGGTCCAGGGGGAGCGACGCTCACTAAACCCGTGGGACTGGTCTATATTGGTTTGGCACTGCCCAATGGCGAGGTCATGACCCGTGAATTTCGCATGAGCGGTCAACGGGGACGGGATTGGATACGCTATCTGAGCACTATGAATGCCCTAGATCTCCTGCGGCGACAGTTGTTGGTGAGTCCATGA
- a CDS encoding CO2 hydration protein yields the protein MTLTTATPTSLHQELRTAILERLLHGQALLPDTPTHVMEVVGILKSYGVVLKAYAENLCDISERQFLVLFPFFKYFNGEITIPKLLRHWWHDRINYEYAEYCMRAMMWHGGGGLDAFLDSAEFRQLAGKAIAAKLRGNPLMQLVNRLFPEFLLETVRMLCYYSGLGQFWSVMYPIFLTLSDRYDAGEIRSIPDVVDHIRAGLIAAANRPITYRVKLHGQTYEILPASAGLTFLPDTAIPYVEAVFIRGTPFFGLISFNAQAQQISRDQAEFSYGALFADPIPTGAAGIPPTLLMQDMRHYLPSYLLEFYRRQGRGEDDLRVKICQTFQKSMFCVTTAAITALAPYPWTTTDPQEQAANRAFYERWLDRLETSRLWNVQVS from the coding sequence ATGACCCTGACTACCGCTACTCCAACCTCCCTGCATCAAGAACTGCGTACCGCCATCCTAGAGCGGTTGCTCCACGGTCAAGCCCTGTTACCGGATACACCAACCCATGTGATGGAAGTGGTGGGCATCCTCAAAAGCTATGGGGTAGTACTCAAGGCCTATGCAGAAAATCTCTGCGACATTAGTGAGCGGCAGTTTCTTGTTCTCTTTCCCTTTTTCAAATACTTCAATGGCGAGATTACCATTCCCAAGCTGCTGCGCCACTGGTGGCACGACCGCATTAACTATGAATATGCTGAATACTGTATGCGTGCCATGATGTGGCATGGGGGCGGAGGGCTGGATGCCTTCCTCGATTCGGCAGAATTTCGGCAATTAGCCGGCAAGGCGATCGCCGCCAAGCTGCGGGGCAACCCCCTAATGCAACTGGTGAACCGGCTTTTTCCAGAGTTTTTGCTGGAAACGGTGCGGATGCTCTGCTACTACAGTGGCTTGGGGCAGTTTTGGTCGGTGATGTATCCCATCTTTTTAACGTTGAGCGATCGCTACGATGCGGGTGAGATTCGCAGCATTCCCGATGTGGTAGATCACATTCGTGCGGGTCTGATTGCCGCGGCAAATCGCCCCATTACCTATCGCGTCAAGCTCCACGGCCAGACCTACGAGATTCTCCCCGCCAGTGCTGGACTCACCTTTTTGCCAGACACCGCGATTCCCTATGTCGAAGCCGTGTTTATACGGGGCACCCCCTTCTTTGGCCTTATTTCCTTCAATGCCCAAGCCCAGCAAATTTCCCGCGATCAAGCGGAGTTTAGCTATGGCGCCCTGTTTGCAGATCCCATTCCCACAGGCGCAGCCGGTATTCCCCCCACGCTGCTAATGCAGGATATGCGCCACTATCTCCCCTCCTATCTTTTGGAGTTCTATCGTCGCCAAGGCCGAGGTGAAGATGATCTGCGAGTAAAAATTTGCCAAACCTTCCAAAAATCAATGTTTTGCGTCACCACGGCGGCAATCACTGCCCTGGCTCCCTATCCTTGGACAACCACTGACCCCCAAGAGCAAGCCGCCAATCGGGCCTTCTACGAAAGGTGGCTGGATCGCCTCGAAACCTCTCGCCTCTGGAATGTTCAAGTTAGCTAG
- a CDS encoding glycosyltransferase family 9 protein codes for MKRIVALVPGGIGDQILFFPTLDDLKAHFPEAQLDVVVEPRAVAAYQLSRSVHQVIPFNFKDRNALADWANLIGTLREGEYDAILSLGRSKAVRFLLWLTGIPKRVGFAKLNPLGFLTDAIPVNLKQYSAATYHDLLKAFGITTPCPLPKAVITAEDRQWATAEQQRLGLAGGYRLLHGGSSQMALSKGINKIYPPTRWVEVIQTLAQKEPHLPFIVVCGPEDQAWVRALTQALPDIKISHPPDLRKLAALMQQAQQILCTDSGPMHIGVAVGTPLVALFGPTDPAKLLPADPRFRAVKSTTGNMADIPVSAVIEAACHG; via the coding sequence ATGAAACGTATCGTGGCGCTGGTGCCCGGCGGCATTGGTGATCAAATTTTATTTTTTCCCACCCTTGATGATCTCAAAGCCCATTTTCCGGAGGCGCAGTTGGATGTGGTGGTTGAACCCCGGGCCGTGGCTGCCTACCAATTGAGTAGGAGTGTCCACCAAGTGATTCCCTTTAACTTCAAAGACCGCAATGCCCTAGCGGATTGGGCCAACCTGATTGGCACCCTGCGGGAGGGAGAGTACGATGCAATTCTCTCCTTGGGGCGGAGTAAAGCGGTGCGCTTCCTGCTGTGGCTGACGGGTATTCCCAAGCGAGTCGGCTTTGCCAAACTCAATCCCTTGGGATTTCTCACCGATGCCATCCCTGTCAACCTTAAACAGTACAGTGCCGCCACCTACCACGACTTGCTCAAAGCCTTTGGGATCACCACCCCCTGTCCTTTGCCCAAGGCAGTGATTACCGCTGAAGATAGGCAGTGGGCAACTGCGGAGCAGCAACGCTTAGGCCTTGCCGGTGGGTATCGCCTCTTGCACGGCGGCTCTAGTCAAATGGCCCTCAGCAAGGGGATCAACAAAATTTACCCCCCTACCCGTTGGGTGGAGGTCATCCAGACACTGGCACAGAAGGAGCCGCATCTCCCTTTTATTGTGGTCTGTGGGCCTGAGGATCAAGCATGGGTGAGGGCGCTGACGCAGGCGCTACCCGACATTAAAATTAGCCATCCTCCAGACTTGCGCAAACTGGCGGCTCTCATGCAACAGGCACAACAGATTCTCTGCACAGACAGTGGCCCGATGCACATTGGGGTGGCAGTGGGTACCCCCCTTGTGGCGCTTTTTGGCCCTACGGATCCCGCCAAACTCCTGCCTGCGGATCCCCGTTTTCGTGCCGTTAAGTCCACCACAGGCAACATGGCCGATATTCCCGTTTCAGCAGTGATTGAGGCAGCTTGCCATGGCTAG
- a CDS encoding HAD family hydrolase, with translation MARPAVFLDRDGVLNQEVGYIHHLEDLQLIPGVAQAVRRLNDAGWFCCLASNQSGPARNYYSIDHVHALHHRLQELLAARAGAVLDAVYFCPDLSGPEGGVVADYAGWTTWRKPNTGMLVAAAWDHDLDLSRSVMVGDKATDIDLARNAGCYGILVQTGFGDRVLEGSYQHASQPDYIAEDLAAAVEWICTHLAPR, from the coding sequence ATGGCTAGACCGGCGGTCTTTCTCGATCGGGATGGCGTGCTGAACCAAGAGGTGGGCTACATTCATCACCTCGAGGACTTGCAGTTAATTCCGGGTGTTGCCCAGGCAGTCCGACGGCTCAATGATGCGGGGTGGTTTTGCTGCTTAGCTTCTAATCAGTCAGGTCCCGCGCGGAATTATTACAGCATCGATCACGTCCATGCTCTGCACCACAGACTTCAGGAGTTGCTAGCCGCACGTGCCGGTGCGGTGTTGGATGCGGTTTACTTCTGTCCTGATCTCAGCGGTCCCGAAGGGGGAGTGGTGGCCGACTATGCGGGCTGGACAACCTGGCGCAAACCCAATACGGGAATGCTGGTGGCGGCGGCTTGGGATCATGATTTAGATCTCAGCCGCAGTGTGATGGTAGGCGACAAAGCCACTGATATTGATCTGGCGCGGAATGCCGGCTGCTATGGCATTTTAGTGCAAACAGGCTTTGGCGATCGCGTCCTTGAGGGCAGTTATCAGCACGCCAGTCAACCCGATTACATTGCAGAGGACCTAGCCGCTGCCGTAGAGTGGATTTGTACTCACCTTGCCCCCCGTTAG
- a CDS encoding NAD(P)H-quinone oxidoreductase subunit F: protein MSNSLLETSWWVPCYGLVGAALTLPWATGYVRRTGPRPAAYFNLLMTVVAFVHGFFLLQQTRSGATATIVWHWLQAPGLDLSFSLLINSVTTGAMELVTGLSILAQIFALGYLEKDWGMARFFALMGFFEAALSGIAISDSLLLSYGLLEMLTLSTYLLIGFWYAQPLVVKAARDAFLTKRVGDILLLMGVVAVGSLAGSYDFPNLYEWAEQVNLPEGWGFLLGLALIAGPTGKCAQVPLHLWLDEAMEGPNPASIMRNSVVVAAGAYILIKLQPILVACPGANIALIAIGAVTALSESLVSIAQIDIKRALSHSTSVYLGLVFIGVGTNWTDFALFVLLTHAIAKALLFMSIGSVIMTTNSQDLTELGGLGERMPATSSAFVIGGLSLIGCLPLGAFWSFYRGISYYWQTLPWLVGLILVVNVLTAVNLTRVFRLVFLGPAQPKTRRAPEVPWPLAVPMVTLSILNMLVPLILQRVQLLPETIDWTIVALLVVSGLAGILLGGFVNLKRSWTRPIKVPLRFVQDLLAYDFYIEELYRYTVVWAVRSLSQLSAWVDRHIVDRIVNTTGAASLVGGELLKYSASGQSQAYLLLVFIGVAILGGAIAWILL from the coding sequence ATGTCAAATTCACTGTTAGAAACCAGTTGGTGGGTACCCTGTTATGGCTTAGTGGGGGCAGCCCTGACCTTGCCTTGGGCCACAGGTTATGTGCGGCGCACAGGGCCTCGACCCGCAGCCTATTTCAATCTGCTGATGACGGTTGTTGCTTTTGTGCATGGGTTTTTCCTATTGCAACAAACTCGCAGTGGTGCCACCGCAACGATTGTTTGGCATTGGCTACAGGCGCCGGGACTCGATCTCTCGTTTTCATTACTCATCAACAGTGTCACCACAGGTGCTATGGAATTGGTGACAGGTCTGAGTATCCTCGCCCAGATTTTTGCCTTGGGTTATCTCGAAAAGGACTGGGGCATGGCCCGCTTCTTTGCCTTAATGGGGTTTTTTGAGGCGGCTCTCAGTGGCATTGCGATTAGTGACTCGCTGCTTCTGAGCTATGGCCTGTTGGAGATGCTGACCCTCTCTACTTATTTACTGATTGGCTTCTGGTATGCTCAGCCCCTTGTGGTCAAAGCAGCAAGGGATGCCTTTCTCACCAAACGGGTGGGGGATATTCTGCTGCTGATGGGGGTGGTGGCGGTTGGCAGCCTGGCGGGGAGTTATGATTTTCCCAATCTCTATGAATGGGCAGAGCAGGTCAATTTGCCAGAAGGTTGGGGCTTTTTACTGGGCCTAGCCTTGATTGCGGGGCCCACCGGTAAATGTGCTCAAGTACCTTTGCACCTGTGGCTTGATGAAGCCATGGAAGGACCCAACCCCGCCTCCATTATGCGGAACTCGGTAGTGGTGGCTGCGGGAGCCTATATTCTCATTAAGCTACAGCCGATTCTGGTAGCCTGCCCAGGGGCAAACATTGCCTTGATTGCGATCGGGGCAGTCACCGCCCTCAGTGAATCCCTGGTCTCGATTGCCCAAATTGACATCAAACGGGCACTGTCCCACTCGACGAGTGTCTATCTAGGACTGGTGTTTATTGGTGTTGGCACCAACTGGACGGATTTTGCCCTGTTTGTATTGCTTACCCATGCGATCGCCAAGGCACTGCTGTTTATGAGTATTGGCAGTGTAATCATGACTACCAACTCTCAGGATTTGACGGAATTGGGGGGGTTAGGCGAACGGATGCCGGCCACTAGTTCGGCCTTTGTTATCGGCGGTCTATCCCTGATTGGCTGTCTGCCCTTGGGGGCCTTTTGGTCGTTTTACCGTGGTATTAGCTACTACTGGCAAACACTGCCTTGGTTGGTGGGTTTGATTTTAGTCGTCAATGTGCTGACAGCTGTGAACCTCACCCGTGTCTTTCGGCTGGTTTTCCTAGGGCCTGCCCAACCCAAAACCCGCCGTGCCCCTGAGGTGCCCTGGCCTCTGGCAGTGCCGATGGTGACTTTGAGTATTTTGAATATGCTGGTGCCTTTGATCTTGCAGCGGGTGCAGTTGTTACCAGAGACCATCGATTGGACAATTGTGGCTCTGCTTGTGGTCTCGGGATTGGCGGGTATTCTGTTGGGTGGCTTTGTTAACCTCAAACGCAGTTGGACACGCCCCATCAAGGTACCGTTGCGCTTTGTGCAGGATCTGCTGGCCTACGATTTTTACATTGAGGAGTTGTATCGCTATACCGTGGTCTGGGCAGTGCGATCGCTCTCGCAGTTGAGCGCTTGGGTGGATCGCCACATTGTGGATCGGATTGTGAATACAACGGGGGCGGCGTCCCTCGTGGGGGGTGAATTGCTGAAATACAGTGCCAGCGGTCAATCCCAAGCCTACTTACTGCTGGTGTTTATTGGTGTGGCGATTCTTGGGGGGGCGATCGCGTGGATACTGCTGTAA
- a CDS encoding glycosyltransferase family 4 protein, with amino-acid sequence MLYHLIAFLAAIAVVLLVTPIVNDLGHKAGFVDRPNERKIHTRPMVRLGGVSIFLGNLVGLLIVWNAGGFGVLPQPAEYEIWGVTLGGVAFFLLGLADDLLTLPALLRLVLQFLVAAIVWAVGVKIRIITVPFVGTVDLGWLSLPLTTVWLVGIANAINFIDGVDGLAAGVSGIAALAMFFVCMVMGEPEAGLLAAALAGGALGFLRYNFNPAQIFMGDGGAYFMGFTLAGLGIIGLVKAYTAVAILLPLLILAVPIVDTSTVVFSRLRRGQSPFAPDKRHLHHRLLKAGLSQRVTVLFIYCLTLWVGSLALALAGLPGGWGYAVAASLLMGFASWYVWQRVRSSEND; translated from the coding sequence ATGCTGTACCACCTGATTGCCTTCCTTGCTGCCATTGCCGTTGTCCTTTTGGTCACCCCCATTGTCAATGACCTTGGGCATAAAGCAGGGTTTGTGGATCGCCCCAATGAACGTAAGATTCATACCCGTCCCATGGTGCGCTTGGGGGGCGTATCTATCTTTTTGGGCAATCTAGTGGGGCTGCTGATTGTTTGGAATGCGGGGGGGTTTGGTGTTCTGCCTCAGCCGGCGGAGTACGAAATTTGGGGGGTCACCTTAGGAGGGGTGGCCTTTTTTCTCCTTGGCCTTGCTGATGATCTATTGACTTTGCCGGCACTCCTGCGCCTTGTCCTGCAATTTTTAGTGGCGGCGATTGTTTGGGCAGTAGGCGTCAAAATTCGCATTATCACTGTGCCCTTTGTCGGCACCGTGGACTTAGGTTGGCTGAGTTTGCCCCTCACTACCGTTTGGCTGGTCGGCATTGCCAATGCCATTAACTTTATTGATGGTGTGGATGGGCTAGCGGCGGGGGTATCTGGCATTGCCGCCTTGGCAATGTTTTTTGTGTGTATGGTCATGGGGGAGCCGGAGGCGGGACTATTGGCCGCCGCCCTGGCAGGGGGGGCCTTGGGATTTCTGCGCTATAACTTCAATCCCGCCCAAATTTTCATGGGCGATGGCGGTGCCTACTTCATGGGCTTTACCCTTGCTGGCTTGGGGATCATTGGCCTGGTTAAGGCCTACACAGCGGTGGCCATTCTCCTGCCCCTATTGATTCTAGCGGTGCCCATTGTGGATACCTCAACGGTGGTTTTCAGCCGGCTGCGGCGGGGGCAATCTCCCTTTGCACCGGATAAGAGACACCTGCACCATCGCCTGCTCAAGGCGGGACTTTCGCAGCGGGTGACAGTGCTCTTTATTTATTGCCTGACCCTGTGGGTGGGCAGTCTTGCTTTGGCTTTGGCGGGTTTGCCGGGAGGATGGGGCTATGCCGTGGCAGCGTCTCTGCTGATGGGCTTTGCCTCGTGGTATGTGTGGCAACGGGTGCGCAGCAGCGAAAATGACTGA
- the glyA gene encoding serine hydroxymethyltransferase, whose product MTHIDWLAHTDPLVAEMVQREVQRQQQHLELIASENFTSPAVMAAQGTVLTNKYAEGLPGKRYYGGCEFVDEVEQLAIDRAKELFGAAHANVQPHSGAQANFAVFLALLNPGDTIMGMDLSHGGHLTHGSPVNVSGKWFNVVHYGVHPETERLDMDRVRDLARQHRPKLIICGYSAYPRVIPFAEFRQIADEVGAYLMADIAHIAGLVASGYHPNPVPLCDVVTTTTHKTLRGPRGGLILTRDEELGKKLDKAVFPGSQGGPLEHVIAAKAVAFGEALKPEFKAYSGQVIRNAQALAAGLQGRQLRLVSGGTDNHLMLIDLRSVNLTGKEADRLMGEINITTNKNTIPFDPASPFVTSGLRLGTPALTTRGFTEVEFAEVAEIISDRLHEPGDEAIKNRCRERVAALCAKFPLYPHLQLPQPVLA is encoded by the coding sequence ATGACCCATATTGATTGGCTTGCGCACACGGATCCATTGGTCGCTGAAATGGTGCAGCGGGAAGTTCAGCGGCAGCAGCAACACCTCGAACTGATTGCCAGCGAAAACTTTACTTCCCCGGCGGTGATGGCAGCGCAAGGGACGGTTCTCACCAATAAATATGCCGAGGGATTGCCGGGCAAACGCTACTACGGTGGCTGCGAATTTGTGGATGAAGTGGAGCAACTGGCCATCGATCGCGCCAAGGAACTCTTTGGTGCTGCCCACGCCAACGTTCAGCCTCACTCCGGTGCCCAAGCCAATTTTGCCGTCTTTTTGGCACTGCTCAATCCCGGCGACACGATTATGGGGATGGATTTGTCCCACGGTGGCCATCTCACCCACGGTTCTCCCGTCAACGTCTCCGGTAAATGGTTTAACGTCGTTCACTACGGTGTTCATCCTGAAACGGAACGCCTCGATATGGATCGGGTGCGGGATTTAGCACGGCAGCACCGTCCTAAGCTCATTATCTGTGGCTATTCCGCCTATCCTCGCGTTATTCCCTTTGCTGAGTTTCGCCAAATTGCCGATGAAGTGGGGGCCTACCTCATGGCCGATATTGCCCACATTGCCGGCTTAGTAGCCAGTGGTTACCATCCCAATCCCGTACCCCTCTGCGATGTTGTGACAACCACCACCCACAAAACCCTGCGCGGTCCTCGCGGCGGCCTGATTCTGACCCGTGATGAAGAGTTGGGCAAAAAGTTGGATAAAGCGGTCTTTCCCGGCAGCCAAGGGGGGCCCCTAGAGCACGTTATTGCCGCTAAGGCCGTGGCTTTTGGTGAGGCTCTCAAACCAGAATTCAAAGCCTATTCTGGGCAAGTGATCCGCAATGCCCAAGCCCTCGCTGCGGGGCTGCAAGGGCGGCAACTGCGCCTGGTCTCTGGGGGCACCGATAACCATTTGATGCTCATTGACCTGCGATCGGTGAATCTAACGGGCAAAGAGGCCGATCGCCTGATGGGGGAAATCAACATCACCACCAACAAAAACACCATTCCCTTTGACCCGGCCTCTCCTTTTGTGACCAGTGGTCTGCGGTTGGGCACACCGGCCTTGACCACGCGCGGCTTCACAGAAGTTGAGTTCGCAGAAGTGGCTGAAATCATTAGCGATCGCCTGCATGAGCCAGGGGATGAAGCCATCAAAAATCGCTGCCGCGAACGGGTGGCGGCCCTCTGCGCTAAATTCCCCCTCTATCCCCACTTGCAATTGCCGCAACCAGTGCTAGCCTAA
- a CDS encoding NADH-quinone oxidoreductase subunit M, protein MLSFLLWVPLLGAFALSLLPAGSLGRTYRSLAAVVMAIALVVSLAIARLFDPSNAAPQLTEVVPWLEPLGLSYRLRVDGLSLPLLVLNNFLTLIALLATSVNLPRPRLYYPLVLLLNAGVSGAFLADNLLLFFFFYELELIPLYLLIAIWGGARRSYAATKFLIYTAISGVLLLAGFLGLVWLAHAPSFDFDAQLSTLLPLSSQLVLLGLILVGFGIKIPLVPFHTWLPDAHVEASTPISVLLAGVLLKLGTYGLVRFGVQLFPQAWQVLAPGLATWAVVSVLYGSLMAISQTDMKKMVAYSSIGHMGFVLLATATATPLSILAAIAQMMSHGLISALLFLLVGVVYEKTGSRNIEVLRGLLNPERGLPLIGSLMIVGVMASGGIPGMVGFVAEFLIFRSSFATFPGQTLLCMVGTGLTSVYFLLLVNRVFFGRLPNELTDLPPVAWGDRLPSLLLATLILILGIVPNWLIHWSKTTVSLLVTAVATLPPP, encoded by the coding sequence CTGTTGAGTTTCCTCCTCTGGGTGCCCCTGTTGGGTGCCTTTGCCCTCAGCCTGTTGCCCGCTGGGAGTTTGGGGCGCACGTACCGGAGTTTAGCCGCTGTGGTGATGGCGATCGCCCTGGTGGTCAGTCTCGCGATCGCCCGTCTATTTGATCCCAGCAATGCAGCACCGCAATTAACCGAGGTAGTTCCTTGGCTAGAGCCATTGGGCTTGAGCTATCGCCTGAGGGTGGATGGCCTGTCGCTGCCGCTATTGGTCTTAAATAATTTCCTGACGCTGATTGCCCTATTGGCCACTTCTGTCAACTTGCCCCGTCCTCGGTTGTATTACCCACTGGTACTGCTGTTGAATGCTGGTGTCAGTGGCGCCTTTTTGGCGGATAACTTACTGCTCTTTTTCTTCTTCTATGAGTTAGAGTTGATTCCCCTCTACCTTTTGATTGCCATTTGGGGTGGGGCGCGGCGCAGTTATGCGGCCACCAAGTTTCTCATTTACACGGCCATTTCGGGGGTTCTGCTCTTGGCGGGGTTTCTAGGACTAGTGTGGTTAGCCCATGCCCCCTCTTTTGACTTTGACGCCCAATTATCCACCCTCTTGCCCCTAAGTTCACAACTTGTTCTGCTGGGGCTGATTTTAGTGGGCTTTGGCATCAAGATTCCCCTCGTGCCCTTCCATACTTGGCTACCCGATGCCCACGTCGAAGCCTCCACTCCTATTTCTGTGCTGCTGGCAGGGGTGCTCCTGAAACTAGGTACCTATGGGTTAGTGCGCTTTGGGGTGCAGTTATTTCCGCAGGCATGGCAGGTCTTGGCGCCTGGGTTGGCCACTTGGGCGGTGGTCAGTGTTCTCTACGGTTCTCTCATGGCGATCTCCCAAACCGATATGAAAAAAATGGTGGCCTACAGTTCCATTGGTCATATGGGGTTTGTCCTCCTAGCCACTGCCACTGCCACACCCTTGAGCATTTTGGCCGCTATTGCCCAAATGATGAGCCACGGGTTAATTTCTGCCCTTCTCTTTTTGCTGGTGGGGGTTGTCTATGAAAAAACCGGTAGCCGCAACATTGAGGTACTGCGGGGATTGCTGAACCCTGAGCGGGGGCTGCCCCTGATCGGTAGTCTGATGATTGTTGGGGTCATGGCCAGTGGCGGTATCCCCGGCATGGTGGGCTTTGTGGCGGAGTTCCTGATCTTCCGCAGTAGTTTTGCCACATTCCCAGGGCAAACGCTCCTATGTATGGTGGGTACGGGCTTAACGTCAGTGTATTTTCTCCTGCTGGTGAACCGCGTCTTTTTTGGTCGTCTGCCCAATGAGTTGACGGATTTGCCGCCCGTTGCTTGGGGCGATCGCCTCCCGAGCCTCCTATTAGCCACGCTAATCTTGATCTTAGGGATTGTTCCTAACTGGCTGATCCATTGGAGTAAAACCACGGTTAGCCTGCTTGTTACTGCTGTTGCTACGCTGCCCCCACCATGA